The DNA region CCGAACGCATGTTGTCGAGGTGCTTCTCTTTCACAGGGTTCACCGGAAGGTCGCCTGCACGTGGGTTCTCACCCACGATCATGCCTGCGTAGATCTGATCGCCAGCCCCCACGAAGAGCGTACCGCGCTCCAAAAGAGCCTGCAGCGAGTAGGTGGTAGCCACGCCCTGGTCCATCGAAACGAGGGTTCCGGTGGTACGGCTCACGATCTCACCAGCGTGTGGTGCGTACTCTTTGAAGAGGTGGCTCATGATGCCGTGACCGGAGGTCAGGTTCACCAACTCGGTCTCGAGACCGATGATGCCACGGGTTGGAATCACCGCCTGGATGAAGGTCGCGCCGCTGGCCTCGGTCTCCATGTTCTCCATGACGCCCTTGCGGTTCACCAGTGCCTTGAGGATGCCCTGGCTGTACTCGCCCGGAGCTTCGATGTAGAGAGTCTCGAATGGCTCGAGCAACTTGCCCTCGTCGTCGCGACGGAAAATCACGTTTGGACGCGACACGCAAAGTTCGAAACCTTCGCGGCGCATGGTTTCCACCAACACCGCAATCTGCATCGCACCACGGGCCGAAACGTTGAACACACCCGAAACGTCGGTGTCTTCCACCTGAATCGAAATGTTGGTCTTGAGCTCACGCATCAGACGATCGCGGATCGCGCGGGACGTCACGTGCTTGCCCTCTTTACCTGCAAACGGACCGTCGTTGATCGAGAACTGCATCTGCACGGTCGGCGGATCGATGTCCACGAATGGCAGTGGTTCGATCTCACCATCAGCTGCCAGGGTCTCACCGATGTCGATATCTTCGAATCCGGCAACGCCCACGATACCACCGGCACTTCCGCCTTCGGAGTCGTGTGTCGAGAGACCGGAGTACGAGAAGGTCTTGGTAACCTTGGCCGAAACCTTGGTGCCGTCGCGGCGCAGCGCCCACACGGTGTCACCCTTCTTCACGCTGCCACCGAGCACTTTGCCCACCGCGACACGGCCGACGTAGTCGTCCCAGTCGACGTTAGAAACCAGCATCTTGAATGGTGCTTCAGGATCGGCATCCGGAGCCGGCACATAGCGGAGAATCTCTTCGAGCAGTGGCTCGCAGTCTTTGCGCTCACCGTTCGGATCGGTCATGAAATAGCCGTCACGGGCGGAGCCGTAAAGGAATGGTGCCTCGAACTGCTCTTCGCTGGCGTCCAGGTCGAGGAACAACTCAAGCACCATATCGTGCACCTTCTCAGGGTCGGCCAACGGACGGTCGAGTTTGTTCACCACTACGATCGGCTTCAGCCCTTGCTGCAGAGCCTTGCGCAACACGAAGCGGGTCTGCGCCTGTGGGCCACCCGCGGCGTCCACCACCAAAAGCACACCGTCCACCATCTTCATCACACGCTCCACCTCGGCACCGAAGTCGGCGTGGCCCGGGGTGTCGACGATGTTGATGGTGTGGTCTTTCCAGTGGATCGACGTGTTCTTGGCCTTGATGGTAATGCCTTTTTCACGCTCGAGGTCCATCGAGTCCATGGCGCGCTCCTCGGTAGCCTGGTTGTCACGATAGGTTCCCCCGGCCTGAAGAAGTTGGTCAACGAGAGTGGTTTTGCCGTGATCAACGTGGGCGATGATCGCGAGGTTACGAATAGGAACGGACATGGTCGATTGGCGTAATAGTCTTGGTGCTCAAGGGGGTTGGCGATGATCCGCTCGATTCCCCGAATGTCAAATCCACGATAGCGGCAAACCCGTGTCCTGTTCACCGCCGTCCTTGCCCCCACAAGCGCCCGTGAAGACCGCACCAACCACGTCACACAACCCATTAAATCTCAGCACTGTAGCACAACAACACCTCACAACAGCCGCGTAGAACCGCCCGGTCACCAGCGGCAGCAGTCTAACTTGCTATCTGACCTCCCTCTGTAAACCGCCCCTTCGGGGCGAATGTTCGTTTCGCTCACCCACCGGCGGTTAAAACCGCCGGCTAACCATTAAACCATCGCTCCGCGATGTGCCCCCCACATCCCACATCCCACATCCCACATCCCACATCCCACGTCCCACGTCCCACGTCCCACGTCCCACGTCCCACGTCCCACGTCCCACGTCCCACATCCCACATCCCACATCCCACATCCCACATCCCACATCCCACATCCCACGTCCCACGTCCCACGTCCCACGTCCCACGTCCCACGTCCCACGTCCCACGTCCCACGTCCCACGTCCCACGTCCCACGTCCCACGTCCCACGTCCCACGTCCCACGTCCCACGTCCCACGTCCCACGTCCCACGTCCCACGTCCCACGTCCCACGTCCCACGTCCCACGTCCCACGTCCCACGTCCCACGTCCCACGTCCCACGTCCCACGTCCCACGTCCCACGTCCCACGTCCCACGTCCCACGCCACACGCCACACGCCACACGCCACACGCCACACGCCACACGCCACACGCCACACGCCACACGCCACACGCCACACGCCACACGCCACACGCCACACGCCACACGCCACACGCCACACGCCACACGCCACACGCCACACGCCACACGCCACACGCCGTCGCGAAGCGACGACTTACCGGCTAGCCTGCGGTTTCAACCGCAGGTCCAGCACCCTCCTCCAACCTCGTCCCGAAGGGACGGTTTACCTCCTCACGTCCACAAATACGCCTCATCGTATTCCACACCATGAAGCTTCAACAACTTCACATACTCCTCTTGAAACGTGCTCGCCCGATGATGCTCCCGCTGAGTCTCAATATACAGCTTCACCGCCCCCATCGCTGATGAACTCACCGTAAACGCCCCATACCCCGCCTGCCAGGCAAACCGACAGGACGAGACCACACGGTTTTCATTCAAACTCTTCGAGCTCCCGGCCTTGAGGCGTTTCACGGCCTCTGCCACCGCCATCGTCTTCGGCACTCGCACCAACACGTGAACGTGGTCATCCACTCCCCCAACCTTGAGAACCTCAATCTCATTGTGACGCCCTACCCCCACAATCACCGACCACACATCGTTCTCAACTTCCGCCCGGATCACCGGATCGCGATACTTCGTACTCCAGACGCAATGATAGAGAATCTGCACATGGGTACTGGCCATACCACCAATCTAACAAATAACACTGACCCGCCACAACGTTTTAAACCGCCCCTTCGGGGCGAATCTTCGCGTCGCCCTTACACCGGCGGTTAAAACCGCCGGCTAACCAGTAAACCATCGCTCCGCGATGCAATCAGGCACAAGACCAACATCCCACCGAGACATTCGTCACACGATCACGTCGCGACAGCCGCAACCATCACCAATCTTGCATGCCCCGTCCCGCAGGGACGGCTTACCGGGTAACCTTCGATTTTAGCCACAGATCCCGCCACACACACCCGCCCCGCTGTCACGGTTTACCCACGCCCATCCCCCACACACAAAAAAAATGCGCGCCCTCGTCGTGGGACGGGGGCGCGCATGAAACTTTTGCCGAATCGGCTACTCTTTATTCGAGGCCGATCACTTCGTCACCGGCGACGAACCACGGGGCGTCGCCCTCTTCGCGCTCAGGCATGCTGCCCGGCACGGCTTCGGCCACGGCGTGCTCGGCATCGACGGAGGTCACTTCGATGCGCCCGACTACGCTGTCGCCACGGCGGACGCGGAACTTCTGACCCACCGAAACGTTCTTGTCCTGACCAGCGCCAATCACGACAAAGCCCTGGTCAATCAACGCCTCGGTGATGGTGGTGAGTTGCGGCGCGGTACGGATTGCCATCTTGCGGGCATTGACCATGCGCTCGAAGCGCTCACGCTCGATGCGCTCGTTCTTGAGCTCACCTTCGGTCAACTCCTTGGCTTCAAGCAGCGCCTTCATCTGCTGCTCGTGCTCGAGTGCGCGGGCTTCCATTTCGGCCTGCATCGCGGCAAGCTGCTCCTTCATCTCGGCCGATTCCTGGGCCACCTTGTCAGCCTGAGCCTCTTGCTCCTTCTTCACCTCTTCAGCGGCGGCCTGCTCTTGCGCTGGCTGTGGTGCCGCCCGGTTCGGATCGTCGAAGTAAAGCCCTCCGATCACGACCAATAACAATGCGATGGTGATACCAAAGAGAATGCGGGTGTTGTTCATAGAAATAGTACTGGGGGAGAAATAAACGCGTCGAATCCAGCCTGCTG from Sulfuriroseicoccus oceanibius includes:
- the typA gene encoding translational GTPase TypA, whose protein sequence is MSVPIRNLAIIAHVDHGKTTLVDQLLQAGGTYRDNQATEERAMDSMDLEREKGITIKAKNTSIHWKDHTINIVDTPGHADFGAEVERVMKMVDGVLLVVDAAGGPQAQTRFVLRKALQQGLKPIVVVNKLDRPLADPEKVHDMVLELFLDLDASEEQFEAPFLYGSARDGYFMTDPNGERKDCEPLLEEILRYVPAPDADPEAPFKMLVSNVDWDDYVGRVAVGKVLGGSVKKGDTVWALRRDGTKVSAKVTKTFSYSGLSTHDSEGGSAGGIVGVAGFEDIDIGETLAADGEIEPLPFVDIDPPTVQMQFSINDGPFAGKEGKHVTSRAIRDRLMRELKTNISIQVEDTDVSGVFNVSARGAMQIAVLVETMRREGFELCVSRPNVIFRRDDEGKLLEPFETLYIEAPGEYSQGILKALVNRKGVMENMETEASGATFIQAVIPTRGIIGLETELVNLTSGHGIMSHLFKEYAPHAGEIVSRTTGTLVSMDQGVATTYSLQALLERGTLFVGAGDQIYAGMIVGENPRAGDLPVNPVKEKHLDNMRSAGKDKTSKMAPPLRFSLERSIEYIEADELVEATPKSLRLRKRILDANARKRAAKAAKG
- the tnpA gene encoding IS200/IS605 family transposase; this encodes MASTHVQILYHCVWSTKYRDPVIRAEVENDVWSVIVGVGRHNEIEVLKVGGVDDHVHVLVRVPKTMAVAEAVKRLKAGSSKSLNENRVVSSCRFAWQAGYGAFTVSSSAMGAVKLYIETQREHHRASTFQEEYVKLLKLHGVEYDEAYLWT